A window from Cryptomeria japonica chromosome 1, Sugi_1.0, whole genome shotgun sequence encodes these proteins:
- the LOC131855823 gene encoding uncharacterized protein LOC131855823 → MRELQLFSNAQGETFSRPIAKESRTTMMPDNWWNFFGPTTPNLQKLAIRILSQPCSASGCERNWSMFEHIHSKRRNRLSVEKMNDLIFVHYNLRLRMRKNALADISPIILDEVDPEAEWAIETDPVAVFSDDDTDWIDQVDIEVEAVAMADEEQRARAERGDSEADGDSDRDGDSDTDVPDVGEHGVVSRGAAMAAQSSMTYLRRLRRKPGPSSEPTSGPEGADSSAP, encoded by the exons ATgcgagagctacagttgttctcaaatgcacaaggggagaccttttctcgtcctatcgccaaagaaagtaggacaactatgatgccag ataattggtggaacttttttggcccaacGACACCAAATCTTcaaaagttggccattcgcatcttgagccaaccatgcagtgcatctggttgtgagcgcaattggagtatgtttgagcacatacactccaagaggcgcaatagattatccgtggagaagatgaatgatcttatctttgttcactacaacctccgcctgagaatgagaaagaatgcactagctgacatctctcctatcattctagatgaggttgatcctgaggCAGAGTGGGCCATTGAGACAGATCCTGTggctgtctttagtgatgatgacactgattggatcgaccaggtagatatagaggttgaggctgtagccatggcagacgaggagcagagagcacgagcagagagaggagattcagaggcagatggtGATAGTGACAGAGATGGTGacagtgacacagatgttcctgatgttggtgagcatggcgtgGTGTCACGAGGAGCGGCTATGGCTGCCCAATCATCtatgacctaccttagacgccttcgtaggAAGCCGGGGCCTTCATCGGAGCCGACGTCAGGGCCGGAGGGTGCAGACTCCTCTGCGCCATAG